From one bacterium genomic stretch:
- a CDS encoding prepilin-type N-terminal cleavage/methylation domain-containing protein → MKKALRSKKGFTLIELMVVVIIVGILAAVSVPLYRAQVRKAIASEGAALVGSIRSAQRVYYSEENEYYIPGEDDNIADALNIETTDSKYFLLEDVEITNNGGAGFLATAKGAEGSTAENIEVSIDQEGTIKYYGLQPTQPDGD, encoded by the coding sequence ATGAAAAAAGCTTTAAGGAGTAAGAAGGGTTTCACCTTGATAGAGCTGATGGTTGTCGTTATTATTGTAGGTATTCTTGCAGCTGTATCGGTGCCTCTTTACAGGGCTCAGGTAAGAAAAGCCATCGCTTCTGAAGGTGCGGCACTTGTTGGCTCAATTAGGTCTGCCCAAAGAGTATACTATTCTGAAGAAAACGAATATTATATTCCAGGTGAAGATGACAATATAGCAGATGCACTTAATATTGAGACAACAGATAGCAAATATTTCTTATTGGAAGATGTCGAAATTACAAATAATGGTGGTGCTGGTTTCTTGGCTACTGCTAAAGGAGCTGAGGGCTCTACCGCTGAAAATATAGAGGTTTCTATAGACCAGGAAGGTACTATTAAATATTATGGTCTCCAACCGACACAACCAGATGGTGATTAA
- the pilM gene encoding pilus assembly protein PilM gives MKYKTAIDVGSSYIKVIEGNEKNGKLSIRKIFSCPNPITNIREDLVERDQDSFVKSLKTSLKKNGVKAKHCISSISGTNTIIHYFDIPNLPLSEIRPALNLEIMQVTPGGTNNLEYDYLLIPRKDKSNTVLFVGYPKKKSEFYVTTLQRVGLKPLVVDHDSFAILNSFKYLHKEDLPDPLFILNCGCKKTNLAIAENNGFILVRDIPFGASHITKIIAEKKGFELDFAEIYKTKEENIEDIKSIIMEDLEELLSEVVTGIEFFKARTKKTPKELFLTGGGVKMPGIVGMFQQSLQIDARIWNPIEELSPKIPFPEDIIKDGTSFSVVLGLILRKLQ, from the coding sequence ATGAAATATAAAACAGCGATAGATGTTGGTTCATCTTATATAAAGGTAATAGAAGGAAATGAGAAAAACGGGAAACTTTCAATTAGAAAAATCTTCTCCTGCCCCAACCCTATCACAAACATAAGAGAAGATCTGGTTGAGAGGGACCAGGATTCTTTTGTTAAATCTTTAAAAACTTCCTTAAAAAAAAATGGTGTTAAAGCCAAACATTGCATATCAAGCATAAGTGGTACCAACACCATAATACACTACTTTGATATACCCAACCTACCCTTAAGTGAAATTAGACCAGCTTTAAACCTGGAAATAATGCAGGTTACCCCCGGTGGTACTAATAACCTTGAATATGACTATCTGCTTATACCAAGAAAAGATAAAAGTAATACTGTTCTTTTTGTTGGTTATCCAAAAAAGAAGAGTGAGTTTTATGTAACAACCTTACAGAGGGTCGGCCTTAAACCCCTTGTTGTTGACCACGATTCATTTGCAATACTAAACTCTTTTAAGTATTTACATAAAGAAGATTTGCCCGACCCTCTCTTTATACTCAACTGCGGTTGTAAAAAGACCAACCTTGCTATTGCAGAAAATAATGGGTTTATACTTGTTAGAGATATCCCCTTTGGGGCAAGCCATATTACAAAAATTATTGCTGAGAAGAAAGGTTTTGAACTCGATTTCGCCGAAATTTATAAGACTAAAGAAGAAAATATTGAAGATATAAAAAGTATCATTATGGAAGATTTGGAGGAGTTGTTGTCAGAGGTTGTTACAGGTATAGAGTTTTTTAAGGCAAGAACAAAGAAGACCCCCAAAGAACTATTTTTAACAGGGGGCGGTGTAAAAATGCCGGGTATAGTTGGTATGTTCCAACAATCTTTACAGATTGATGCCCGTATATGGAACCCTATTGAAGAGTTATCCCCAAAAATACCTTTCCCAGAAGATATAATAAAAGACGGGACAAGTTTTTCTGTTGTACTTGGGCTTATATTGAGAAAATTACAATGA
- a CDS encoding PilN domain-containing protein: MIELNILKERLEKFKNRRVITNLFIIYLGGLAFILMVLGMTFLGNKVQIGKIVSDIRKIEDKMNKEKEVITEIKTKGEATDKLLEVMAFFISEKEKRVIWTNKIGFIGRNVPYGIWLSRLSFTMPSSAKTLRVISIEGYMLPDMANERETIDRFVRNLSRGGYFENVKLQKVAKSGSEENQIVSFNLKCEMLKKGTKDAKTAN, translated from the coding sequence ATGATAGAACTTAATATTCTTAAGGAACGGCTTGAAAAATTTAAAAATAGGAGGGTTATAACCAACTTATTTATAATATATTTAGGTGGGCTTGCCTTTATATTGATGGTTTTAGGTATGACTTTTTTAGGTAATAAGGTCCAGATAGGAAAGATTGTATCTGATATAAGAAAGATAGAAGATAAGATGAATAAAGAGAAAGAGGTTATAACAGAAATAAAAACTAAAGGCGAAGCAACCGACAAACTATTAGAGGTTATGGCGTTTTTTATTTCAGAAAAAGAAAAGAGGGTTATTTGGACAAATAAGATTGGTTTTATTGGGAGGAATGTTCCTTATGGTATATGGTTGAGTAGATTATCTTTTACTATGCCGAGTAGTGCAAAAACTCTAAGAGTTATTAGTATTGAAGGTTATATGTTACCTGATATGGCAAACGAAAGAGAAACAATAGATAGGTTTGTAAGAAACCTTAGTCGAGGCGGTTATTTTGAAAATGTTAAATTACAAAAAGTTGCTAAATCAGGGTCTGAAGAGAACCAGATTGTATCTTTTAATCTTAAATGTGAAATGTTAAAAAAAGGCACCAAAGATGCTAAAACGGCTAATTAA
- a CDS encoding type II secretion system F family protein, which produces MPKYQYTARDSEGNKVDGIINAPSSLIVVTRLRSQNLFPIKIYLAGQSGSSRLSWWEKERTKRGRVNLKELSLFTRQTAAMLDAGVAIVELLDDLSYQTPNRYFSAALQKIKKDIQEGSNLSGAISRYPKIFPPIYIALIKAGEESGNIAEVLAELAANLEGQLELISKVKQAVSYPFVVSLFFLGVIGFVFLFLLPKFQEIFSDFGAKLPAFTLFILAVSKFLVATFPYLMGGAILLIIALFLFYKTPTGRLKIDTFKLKFPVFGPLMLKVSFSRLASSLATLLSGGVTIVLALDIVAKTAGNAMIEQTMDKIREGVIEGSLLGTEMKKYRVFPILFVRMVTVGEETGKIEEMLYRVSKFFQDEVDATLNVLASILEPFLIISLGAIVGVVVFAIYMPIFNLATAVR; this is translated from the coding sequence ATGCCAAAATACCAGTATACTGCCCGCGACTCAGAAGGAAACAAGGTTGACGGAATTATAAACGCGCCTTCAAGTTTAATAGTTGTTACAAGGTTGAGGAGCCAGAACCTTTTTCCTATAAAGATATATCTTGCCGGGCAGAGTGGAAGTTCAAGATTATCGTGGTGGGAGAAAGAACGTACCAAACGGGGCAGAGTTAACCTTAAAGAGTTATCTCTCTTTACCAGACAGACTGCCGCTATGCTTGATGCAGGTGTTGCTATTGTGGAACTTCTTGACGATTTAAGTTACCAGACACCCAACAGATATTTTTCTGCAGCACTACAAAAAATCAAAAAAGATATACAAGAAGGTAGCAACCTTTCTGGTGCAATCTCAAGATACCCAAAAATTTTCCCTCCCATATATATTGCCCTAATAAAGGCAGGCGAAGAGAGCGGAAATATAGCCGAAGTGTTGGCAGAACTTGCTGCCAACCTTGAAGGTCAACTTGAACTTATAAGTAAAGTTAAACAAGCCGTTAGTTACCCATTTGTTGTATCCCTCTTCTTTCTGGGTGTTATAGGGTTTGTATTCCTGTTTCTGCTACCAAAGTTTCAAGAAATCTTTAGCGATTTTGGCGCTAAACTTCCTGCTTTCACTCTATTTATTTTGGCTGTAAGCAAATTTCTTGTTGCTACATTTCCTTATCTAATGGGTGGAGCAATTCTTTTAATAATAGCCCTATTCCTTTTTTATAAGACCCCAACGGGTAGATTAAAGATAGATACATTTAAATTAAAATTCCCTGTCTTTGGACCTCTTATGTTAAAGGTAAGTTTTTCCCGATTAGCAAGTTCTCTTGCTACCCTACTATCTGGCGGAGTAACAATTGTTTTGGCACTCGATATAGTTGCCAAAACAGCAGGAAACGCTATGATAGAACAGACAATGGACAAGATTAGGGAAGGAGTTATTGAAGGTTCACTTTTAGGTACTGAGATGAAAAAATATCGTGTATTCCCTATACTTTTTGTACGTATGGTAACAGTTGGCGAAGAGACTGGAAAGATTGAAGAGATGTTATATAGAGTCTCAAAATTTTTCCAAGACGAAGTTGACGCTACCCTAAATGTTCTTGCTTCAATACTTGAACCCTTTTTAATTATAAGTTTGGGCGCTATTGTAGGGGTAGTTGTCTTTGCTATATATATGCCTATTTTTAACCTTGCAACTGCTGTAAGGTAG